In Aminobacterium sp. MB27-C1, a single genomic region encodes these proteins:
- a CDS encoding ABC transporter permease → MKKISSLFLPVIVPSLFLVFWGYMAQRIGNDIVLPTVGNVADLLTHPTENLISMGSLFDNVIVSLIRVLAGYFLAIVLAIPIGIVMGYYGSVFKLFHSFLSIFRPIPPLAWVPLVLAWFGVASLATLLGIEEGSWYVYFNNLKFSMIFIIFIGAFYPILTNSIYGVSNVRKTLIDSARVLGAHENDIFKKILLPASAPSIVNGLRVGLGVAWMCLVSAEMLPGSISGIGYLITHSYTVARTDIVIAGMASIGVVGMIMDFVFRIIEKRCFRWQRLTR, encoded by the coding sequence ATGAAGAAAATCTCTTCTCTTTTTCTCCCGGTCATTGTACCGTCTCTTTTTCTTGTTTTTTGGGGATACATGGCCCAGCGAATAGGTAATGATATTGTCTTGCCCACTGTTGGGAATGTAGCAGATCTTTTGACTCATCCCACAGAAAATTTAATTAGTATGGGATCTCTTTTCGATAACGTTATTGTAAGCCTGATACGCGTGCTTGCTGGGTATTTCTTAGCTATTGTTCTTGCTATTCCTATTGGAATCGTAATGGGATATTATGGATCGGTATTCAAGCTTTTCCACTCTTTTTTGAGTATTTTTAGACCCATTCCTCCTCTTGCCTGGGTTCCTCTTGTCTTAGCCTGGTTCGGAGTTGCCAGCCTGGCCACCCTTTTAGGAATTGAGGAAGGTTCTTGGTATGTCTATTTCAATAACTTAAAGTTTTCAATGATCTTCATCATTTTCATTGGCGCTTTCTATCCTATTCTTACAAACTCTATTTACGGAGTATCAAATGTAAGAAAGACTCTAATCGACTCTGCTCGCGTTCTGGGAGCACATGAAAACGATATTTTCAAAAAAATACTCCTTCCAGCATCGGCTCCATCTATAGTCAATGGCTTACGAGTCGGCCTAGGAGTCGCCTGGATGTGCCTTGTTTCTGCAGAAATGCTCCCAGGAAGCATTTCTGGCATAGGCTATCTCATCACTCATTCTTATACTGTCGCTCGAACAGATATTGTTATAGCCGGAATGGCAAGTATTGGTGTCGTTGGAATGATAATGGATTTTGTTTTTCGCATTATAGAAAAACGTTGCTTTCGTTGGCAGCGCTTAACACGATAA